One genomic window of Biomphalaria glabrata chromosome 9, xgBioGlab47.1, whole genome shotgun sequence includes the following:
- the LOC106072022 gene encoding GTPase IMAP family member 7-like isoform X1 has translation MASDEIREDQRNSKELENKKIEESVKDTNYTFIFVGKTGTGKSSLCSRISGSDKFQDSDSGESKTSEPQMAQSNHFGVSVTVVDTAGIMDTSVTSQEANIKSRDDMYKAIALCPPGGKRAIILVLKYLDRFTDADKECVRIVETIFGDECLEKNCIIIMTHGDVFDKRNQKRNLTFENWCQREQGELRTWFEKCKKRILLFRKNDEDLEMNEKQIKNLIQMTDTLDESYTNEKFEVAKRKHKRLLLNAKLPNLLETFQNNLNELKGEINSEDLNLDQLKSLKSKAIKLFNDLEEEDDVYYRKDEQSVLHEPKSQAKQNIDHINDRIVNMLKKLLVKDIDILKRKIQSCESLDNLDKLEKETNQLNERFSQHGLIVSHQAIDIDENRNDFNLQSADLRVFQNVIDQMKELSEIINEKRKELISVQNLQKIRSRFKSLKRDFRCIPKIDYSNQARFDTLNETYLLLNSIQRSDSTASLIAEIAEFQEEAEKSVFTDQPCWYCCEIL, from the coding sequence agAATCTGTCAAAGATACGAActacacttttatttttgttggtaaAACCGGCACTGGTAAAAGCTCTTTATGCTCAAGGATCAGCGGCAGTGATAAGTTTCAAGATTCTGACTCTGGAGAATCCAAGACCTCTGAACCACAGATGGCACAATCGAATCATTTCGGCGTTTCAGTGACTGTAGTTGACACCGCTGGCATTATGGACACCTCAGTTACAAGTCAGGAAGCCAATATCAAAAGTCGGGATGATATGTATAAAGCGATAGCTCTCTGTCCTCCTGGCGGTAAAAGGGCGATCATCCTTGTTCTGAAATATTTAGACCGATTTACTGATGCAGATAAAGAGTGTGTTCGTATCGTAGAAACGATATTTGGTGATGAATGCTTGGAGAAAAACTGCATCATTATTATGACACATGGAGACGTATTCGACAAACGAAATCAAAAACGAAATTTAACTTTTGAAAACTGGTGTCAACGTGAACAAGGCGAGCTAAGGACTTGGtttgaaaaatgcaaaaaaaggattttattgTTTCGTAAAAACGATGAAGATTTGGaaatgaatgaaaaacaaatcaaaaatcTTATCCAGATGACGGACACTCTGGATGAAAGCTATACCAATGAGAAATTTGAAGTGGCTAAAAGAAAACACAAGAGATTACTCCTAAATGCAAAGCTACCTAATCTACTggaaacatttcaaaacaacTTGAATGAACTTAAGGGCGAGATTAATTCAGAGGATCTAAATTTGGATCAGTTGAAATCTTTAAAATCGAAAGCCATCAAACTCTTCAATGACTTAGAAGAGGAGGATGATGTCTATTATAGAAAGGATGAACAAAGTGTTTTACATGAGCCCAAATCACAGGCCAAGCAGAACATTGATCACATTAATGATCGCATAGTGAATATGCTGAAAAAGCTTTTGGTCAAAGACATTGACATTCTGAAACGCAAGATACAATCCTGTGAAAGTTTGGACAATCTGGACAAGCTAGAGAAAGAAACCAACCAGCTCAATGAACGCTTTTCACAGCACGGTCTGATTGTTAGCCATCAGGCGATTGATATTGATGAAAACAGAAATGATTTTAACCTACAAAGTGCCGATTTACGGGTTTTCCAAAATGTCATCGACCAGATGAAAGAATTAAGTGAAATTATTaatgagaaaagaaaagagttGATCTCGGTACAAAACTTACAGaaaataagatctagatttaagtctCTCAAAAGAGACTTTCGTTGTATTCCTAAGATAGATTATAGCAATCAAGCTCGTTTTGATACTTTAAATGAAACATATCTACTTTTGAATAGCATCCAAAGAAGTGACTCGACGGCCAGTTTAATTGCAGAAATAGCAGAATTTCAGGAAGAAGCTGAAAAATCGGTATTTACTGACCAACCTTGTTGGTATTGTTGTGAAATCCTGTAA
- the LOC106072022 gene encoding GTPase IMAP family member 7-like isoform X2: MASEESVKDTNYTFIFVGKTGTGKSSLCSRISGSDKFQDSDSGESKTSEPQMAQSNHFGVSVTVVDTAGIMDTSVTSQEANIKSRDDMYKAIALCPPGGKRAIILVLKYLDRFTDADKECVRIVETIFGDECLEKNCIIIMTHGDVFDKRNQKRNLTFENWCQREQGELRTWFEKCKKRILLFRKNDEDLEMNEKQIKNLIQMTDTLDESYTNEKFEVAKRKHKRLLLNAKLPNLLETFQNNLNELKGEINSEDLNLDQLKSLKSKAIKLFNDLEEEDDVYYRKDEQSVLHEPKSQAKQNIDHINDRIVNMLKKLLVKDIDILKRKIQSCESLDNLDKLEKETNQLNERFSQHGLIVSHQAIDIDENRNDFNLQSADLRVFQNVIDQMKELSEIINEKRKELISVQNLQKIRSRFKSLKRDFRCIPKIDYSNQARFDTLNETYLLLNSIQRSDSTASLIAEIAEFQEEAEKSVFTDQPCWYCCEIL, encoded by the coding sequence agAATCTGTCAAAGATACGAActacacttttatttttgttggtaaAACCGGCACTGGTAAAAGCTCTTTATGCTCAAGGATCAGCGGCAGTGATAAGTTTCAAGATTCTGACTCTGGAGAATCCAAGACCTCTGAACCACAGATGGCACAATCGAATCATTTCGGCGTTTCAGTGACTGTAGTTGACACCGCTGGCATTATGGACACCTCAGTTACAAGTCAGGAAGCCAATATCAAAAGTCGGGATGATATGTATAAAGCGATAGCTCTCTGTCCTCCTGGCGGTAAAAGGGCGATCATCCTTGTTCTGAAATATTTAGACCGATTTACTGATGCAGATAAAGAGTGTGTTCGTATCGTAGAAACGATATTTGGTGATGAATGCTTGGAGAAAAACTGCATCATTATTATGACACATGGAGACGTATTCGACAAACGAAATCAAAAACGAAATTTAACTTTTGAAAACTGGTGTCAACGTGAACAAGGCGAGCTAAGGACTTGGtttgaaaaatgcaaaaaaaggattttattgTTTCGTAAAAACGATGAAGATTTGGaaatgaatgaaaaacaaatcaaaaatcTTATCCAGATGACGGACACTCTGGATGAAAGCTATACCAATGAGAAATTTGAAGTGGCTAAAAGAAAACACAAGAGATTACTCCTAAATGCAAAGCTACCTAATCTACTggaaacatttcaaaacaacTTGAATGAACTTAAGGGCGAGATTAATTCAGAGGATCTAAATTTGGATCAGTTGAAATCTTTAAAATCGAAAGCCATCAAACTCTTCAATGACTTAGAAGAGGAGGATGATGTCTATTATAGAAAGGATGAACAAAGTGTTTTACATGAGCCCAAATCACAGGCCAAGCAGAACATTGATCACATTAATGATCGCATAGTGAATATGCTGAAAAAGCTTTTGGTCAAAGACATTGACATTCTGAAACGCAAGATACAATCCTGTGAAAGTTTGGACAATCTGGACAAGCTAGAGAAAGAAACCAACCAGCTCAATGAACGCTTTTCACAGCACGGTCTGATTGTTAGCCATCAGGCGATTGATATTGATGAAAACAGAAATGATTTTAACCTACAAAGTGCCGATTTACGGGTTTTCCAAAATGTCATCGACCAGATGAAAGAATTAAGTGAAATTATTaatgagaaaagaaaagagttGATCTCGGTACAAAACTTACAGaaaataagatctagatttaagtctCTCAAAAGAGACTTTCGTTGTATTCCTAAGATAGATTATAGCAATCAAGCTCGTTTTGATACTTTAAATGAAACATATCTACTTTTGAATAGCATCCAAAGAAGTGACTCGACGGCCAGTTTAATTGCAGAAATAGCAGAATTTCAGGAAGAAGCTGAAAAATCGGTATTTACTGACCAACCTTGTTGGTATTGTTGTGAAATCCTGTAA